Proteins from one Microbacterium faecale genomic window:
- a CDS encoding sodium-dependent transporter, which produces MSRAQPATGAIPEREQWTGQVGFILAAVGSAVGLGNIWRFPGVAYESGGGAFLIPYLVALITAGIPILFLDYAIGHRFRGSAPLALRRLGGKLGEGIGWFQVTIAALIAIYYTGVLAWAASYFVFSFDQKWGDDPTGFFVGEYLQASDGATTPFTFDFVPGVLIPLVLMWIVTLVILGAGVVKGVQRANVIIIPLLVVAFVALVVRALFLPGALEGLNEFFTPDFAALADPGVWVAAYGQVFFSLSIAFGIMITYASYRRRRSNMTGAGLVVAFGNSSFEILAGIGVFSTLGFFAFQQGVGVGDLEGLSGVGLAFMTFPAIVSEMPGGGWTGALFFGTLTLAGLTSLISILEVVIAAIRDKFGMTRAQAVGGIGLLAVISIVLLGTSSGLIALDTIDQWTNNVGIVAGAIFMTIIVIWVKRRGGELSKHLSAVSTFKVGRLWVLLTGLVAPAVLIYILVAKLIDLATNGYEGYATWYLGVAGWGSIGLAILAAIVLPLVTWRSDPDEFTAWPTNEQLQVKGGRR; this is translated from the coding sequence GGTCGGCCTCGGCAATATCTGGCGCTTTCCCGGCGTCGCGTATGAGTCCGGTGGAGGCGCGTTCCTCATTCCGTACCTCGTCGCGCTCATCACCGCCGGTATCCCGATCCTCTTCCTCGACTACGCCATCGGTCACCGCTTCCGCGGATCCGCACCACTTGCGCTGCGTCGCCTCGGCGGCAAGCTTGGCGAGGGGATCGGCTGGTTCCAGGTCACGATCGCTGCGCTGATCGCGATCTACTACACGGGCGTCCTCGCCTGGGCGGCCAGCTATTTCGTCTTCTCGTTCGACCAGAAGTGGGGTGACGACCCGACCGGTTTCTTCGTCGGCGAGTACCTGCAGGCCTCGGACGGCGCGACGACGCCGTTCACATTCGACTTCGTGCCGGGCGTGCTCATCCCGCTCGTGCTGATGTGGATCGTCACTCTCGTGATCCTCGGCGCCGGCGTCGTCAAGGGCGTGCAGCGCGCGAACGTCATCATCATTCCGTTGCTCGTGGTCGCGTTCGTCGCCCTCGTCGTGCGGGCGCTGTTCCTGCCGGGCGCTCTCGAGGGCCTCAACGAGTTCTTCACGCCCGACTTCGCGGCACTCGCGGATCCGGGTGTGTGGGTGGCCGCTTACGGGCAGGTGTTCTTTTCGCTGTCGATCGCCTTCGGCATCATGATCACCTACGCCTCCTACCGACGTCGCCGGTCGAACATGACCGGCGCCGGTCTCGTCGTCGCGTTCGGAAACTCGTCGTTCGAGATCCTCGCCGGCATCGGCGTCTTTTCGACGCTCGGCTTCTTCGCCTTCCAGCAGGGGGTTGGTGTCGGCGATCTCGAGGGCCTCTCGGGCGTCGGCCTGGCGTTCATGACGTTCCCCGCGATCGTCAGCGAGATGCCGGGCGGCGGGTGGACCGGCGCGCTGTTCTTCGGCACGCTGACCCTCGCGGGACTGACCTCGCTGATCTCGATCCTCGAGGTCGTCATCGCCGCGATCCGCGACAAGTTCGGCATGACGCGCGCTCAGGCGGTCGGAGGAATCGGCCTGCTCGCCGTGATCTCGATCGTGCTGCTCGGCACCTCGTCGGGCCTCATCGCGCTGGACACTATCGACCAGTGGACGAACAACGTCGGCATCGTGGCGGGCGCGATCTTCATGACGATCATCGTGATCTGGGTGAAGCGCCGCGGCGGAGAGCTGTCGAAGCACCTCAGTGCGGTCTCGACGTTCAAGGTCGGTCGCCTGTGGGTGCTGCTGACCGGCCTCGTCGCACCGGCCGTGCTCATCTACATCCTCGTCGCGAAGCTCATCGACCTCGCGACAAACGGCTACGAGGGGTACGCGACGTGGTACCTCGGCGTCGCCGGATGGGGATCCATCGGCCTCGCGATCCTCGCCGCGATCGTGCTGCCACTCGTGACGTGGCGCAGCGATCCCGACGAGTTCACCGCGTGGCCCACCAATGAACAGCTACAGGTGAAGGGAGGCCGGCGATGA
- a CDS encoding MetS family NSS transporter small subunit codes for MTPIAIVFLVISAVVVWGGLIGSIGFLTARPEVDAYPEGENTP; via the coding sequence ATGACTCCCATCGCGATCGTGTTCCTCGTGATCTCGGCCGTCGTGGTCTGGGGAGGCCTGATCGGAAGCATCGGCTTCCTCACGGCCCGTCCCGAGGTCGACGCATATCCCGAGGGCGAAAACACGCCCTGA